A DNA window from Castanea sativa cultivar Marrone di Chiusa Pesio chromosome 7, ASM4071231v1 contains the following coding sequences:
- the LOC142644475 gene encoding uncharacterized protein LOC142644475, with protein MSSPEAAGRKVLWVIELSEFDIQYRPRIVIKGEVITEFITEFTNMQGQGAEEHRQWSIYMDGSSNRQAGGAGVVLHSPEGDKVECMVCLDFPITNNEAEYEALVAGLDLAKVTGATSVIIHCDSQVVISQINGYYECKRERMKKYQEQVQKRASELRTKFVQIPREENEQVDCLAKAASAEHMLISGEVLSFIQLSPLIDGVNIQEISSGSDWTTLIVSYLKNATLPDSKEAAKKLKV; from the coding sequence ATGAGTAGTCCTGAAGCCGCAGGACGAAAGGTGCTATGGGTGATAGAATTGAGTGAGTTCGACATACAGTACCGCCCGCGCATTGTAATAAAGGGGGAAGTAATCACTGAATTCATCACGGAGTTCACTAATATGCAGGGCCAGGGGGCTGAAGAACATCGTCAATGGAGCATTTACATGGATGGGTCATCTAACAGGCAGGCTGGAGGAGCCGGTGTAGTGCTCCATTCCCCTGAAGGAGACAAAGTTGAGTGCATGGTCTGTCTCGACTTTCCAATAacaaacaatgaggccgagtacgaagcattGGTGGCAGGACTAGACCTTGCTAAAGTCACAGGAGCAACAAGTGTGATCATACATTGCGACTCTCAAGTGGTCATCAGTCAGATAAATGGCTACTACGAGtgcaaaagagaaagaatgaagaagtaccaAGAGCAAGTGCAAAAACGAGCAAGCGAGTTGCGCACCAAGTTCGtccaaatcccaagggaggagaatgAACAAGTTGATTGCCTTGCTAAAGCCGCATCCGCAGAACATATGCTTATCTCTGGGGAggtactttctttcattcaGCTTTCACCTTTGATCGATGGCGTCAATATACAGGAAATAAGCTCAGGAAGCGACTGGACTACGCTAATAGTCTCCTATTTGAAAAACGCCACACTACCCGACAGTAAGGAGGCTGCAAAGAAGCTGAAGGTCTAG
- the LOC142644476 gene encoding uncharacterized protein LOC142644476: protein MTARTPTGETLFQLAYGSEAIIPVKVGLTSYRVDSYDKRRNDEAIRLQLDLVDEVRATAEQRLARYQDLMAKHYNAKVKHRVFQVRDIILRKVTGTIRDPSQGKLGPNWEGPYKVTSWQRKDTYYLETLDRQKLRHPWNAESLKKYY, encoded by the coding sequence ATGACGGCCAGAACTCCCACAGGAGAAACGCTGTTTCAACTGGCGTACGGAAGCGAAGCAATCATCCCAGTTAAGGTCGGGCTCACAAGCTACAGAGTTGATAGTTACGACAAGAGGAGGAACGATGAGGCCATACGTCTACAGCTTGACCTAGTTGACGAAGTAAGGGCGACAGCTGAACAGAGGCTAGCAAGATATCAGGACCTTATGGCCAAGCACTACAATGCCAAAGTCAAGCATAGGGTCTTCCAGGTTAGAGATATCATCCTAAGGAAGGTCACAGGCACCATAAGAGATCCATcccaaggaaagcttggacccaattgggaaggaccttacaaaGTCACGTCGTGGCAGAGAAAAGACACTTACTACTTGGAGACGCTTGACAGGCAAAAATTGCGTCATCCGTGGAACGCCGAGAGTCTCAAGAAGTACTACTAG